The Macaca thibetana thibetana isolate TM-01 chromosome 9, ASM2454274v1, whole genome shotgun sequence region gtatacatatgtaacaaacctgcacgttatgcacatgtaccctagaacttaaagtataataaaaaaataaataaataaaataaaattaagtttatcaatgagaacacaaggataCAGGGAAGGGAACATAATACACAGGGGCCTGTTGagggttggggggctaggggagggatagcattaggtgaaatacctaatgcagatgatgggttgatgggtgcagcaaaccaccatggcacatgtatacctatgtaacaaacctgtgcgtTCTGcccatgcatcccagaacttaaagtataataaaaaataaaataaaataaataaataaatagaaaaaatgaaaaaaaaaaaaaaaaaaaaaaaaacgaattaagggccgggcgcggtggctcaagcctgtaatcccagcactctgggaggccgagacgggcggatcatgaggtcaggagatcaagaccatcctgactaacacagtgaaaccccgtctctattaaaaaatacaaaaaaccagctggacgaggtggcgggcgcctgtagtcccagctaatgtagtcccaggtactcgggaggctgaggcaggagaatggcgtaaacccagaaggcggagcttgcagtgagctgagatccggccactgcactccagcctgggcgacacagcgagactccgtctcaaaaacaaacaaacaaacaaaaacgaattaagttcatttgtttgtttgtttataattttaggtcCCTGTCCCAgtgatatcatttttatttaactgtttGAATATGTTGGACATTAACATGCTTTCAAAAGTTGAAACTATGCCAAGAAAGTATACCCCAATATCCAAGTCTCACTCCCTCCCACATCCCTTCCACTTCACTTTCCCTTCTACCTCTTGTaactaattttattgttttctgctttATCCTTCCTGAACATACACATTCTTTAATTCTCCCTTTTTCTTGTATGACAAGTAGCACTATGagtatttatttctgctttttgtttcatgtGATATTTCCTGGAAATTACTCCATATAGTTATAAAAACAGATATCTTTTATCAACATAGTAGTCTATTGTATGTTCCAGAGTATATTCAACCAATCTTCTAGAATGGGTCATTTATATGGTTTCTGATATTTTGCAATTATTAATAATGCGGCATGAATAACTTTgacaaaattatttccaaatgcaATACAGACTGAATTTCTGAATTATACTAATCCCTATGTGTGCAGCATTTTATGTTTACTCTCATACATAATGGGGGCTGTTTTAAAGGAATAGTTAACGGCATGAGCAAACATTCATTATGTATTAACAAAAATCATATTATGAAATAGATATAAtgcaaattatataaaaaagcaTGGAGACATACATGCACATAAAATGAACATATATGATAGGATTATGGATAATTTTAACATTCTCTGTAcctttctctatttctcaaaaaagaaaaatacattaaatttacaAACAAGAACAGAGACAtctatttctttctatatttccccaaaaagaaaaataatacattatatttacaAACAAGAACAGAGACTTCTATTTCTGACTAAACAGGTACCCTAACACAGGCCTTTtgctaaaaataacaacaaatgctgggttaaaataaaaagaaaacaaaagaatcttTTTTTGAAGTATATTGCGAGTTGACACAGAATACTCAAAAggttaaaacaaagtaaaaatggaaatcCAGGGGGATAGGCAAACACTTAGATGTCTTTCATTCTGAGGGATATGCCAAGCCCTGTGCATTGAGCTTCAGTTTTCACAGCCATGTACAGAACTGGCAGTGATACACTGGAGCCGGCTCGAGAAAGCTAACTGTACATATCTTTTCCCAGCTCCACGTTCAATGACTTCAGGTTGGTATCGTGAAATCAGTCATAgtgtgaaatagaaaaatgtgagaaattaggattttttttttttttttttttttttgccctggagagccagttttaaaatatttaccaggACACTACTGAACCCAAGGTTTAGGGGATAAATTCTAGGGTATATTAAAGATAGGAAGTCTAATTAGACTCTCCACATAAAGTTGGGATCCTAAAGAGCTACACACATGTTTAGTGTAAGAGCTGAATAGAATGATGTCTACCCTATAGAAAGAATAAGCAAGGAAATTAACCTCTTTCAAACTTGATGCTAGGTGGAGGTAAACAcatcttttttgaaaatttaaccACAAGCCCACCCTCATGAAGGTTTATGGATCTGGAACTCATGTTACCTATGCAGCCCACAAAACTTTAAGCCCAACAGTTATTTGAATGTGTTCCCAGGTTGACAGTATCCCCGGCTTTTGGCAGATTCAAATGTAAATACTCTCTTTGGAAACATATCTTAATCTCAGTCTCAGAGATCACCACAAATAACGAATACAAGCTAACACACAGGAAAATAAGGCAGTTTGAGTAATAGCCAgaggaaacagagacagaaaaatcagAACTGCATAAGCTTTAAATATTAGGCTAggcacaaaatagaaaataagtttaatttatttaaataaataagaggatTGTATACATGAGAATGAAGTGAGTTTATCAAAATGATAAAGTAAACTGATTTCaggggaagaaatgaaaatggaagtaatgattattatataaaattcaatgtCAGGTAAAACAGAATATGAGACACTGCTGAAGACACAATTAGCAATATCAGAAGATAGATCTGAAGAAATTATCCAGAACATAGCAAACATGACAAAAAAGGGAAACTATGTAAGAGGTTATGAGATATGATAGAACAGTTAGTGATACACATATGGTTAAGCTATAAAGAAAAGCATGGGAATCATAACCACAAAATGTAGGATAATAGTTACCCTCTGGGGTGGAGAGAGGCAggggaattatttttttaatttttaaattttttttgagacagagttttgctcttgttgcccaggttggagtgcagtggcagggatctcggctcaccgcaacctccgcctcctgggttcaagcaattctcttgccttagcctcccaagtagctgggagtacaggcatgtgctgccatgcccggctaactttatatttttagtagaggcaggatttctccatgttggtcaggctggtcatgaactcccgacctcaggtgatccacctgcctcggcctcccaaagtgctgggattataggcatgagctaccatgcccagccatattttatttctttagatagGTGTTTAAGTACATACATGGTCTTTGtgtttaagtaaaatttttatttggagaTATCACTGGGGGTCGGGGGAGAGAAGTGGAGCCTGTTTGAGCCCTAGCCCCAAGTAATGCTACTGCCCTTGAGTCGTCTTGGAGACACCCTCCCCAACTAAGTGCCTCTTTGCATAGCAATGGCTCCCGTCCCCATGCTCTCTGGTACCATGACAACTGGACGGGTAGTGGCGGGTCGGGCGAGGCACAGCACACAACCTAGTGGACCAGCCACTGGGAACAATGAGTCTGTGGTGGCCAAATCCAGCCTTGTTCTCCACTTTGTCAAGGGACAATTTCAAGAGTACCAGGACAGCATAATCAGAGCAGCGTTCCTTACACAGACTGTCTGCTTAGACAACACAATAGTCAAGTTTGAGACCTGGGGCAGCGCTGGACAGGAACAGTATGGTAGCCCGGCCCCCCTGTACTATGAAATCACCAAAAAAGATACATTTGCACCAGCCAAGAAACAGGTGAAGGAGCTAGAAAGGCATGCCAGCACCAGCATCGTCACTGTACTTGTGGGTAACAAGGCAGACCTGGCCAGCAAGAAAGCCCTGGAATTCCAGGAAGCACAGGATTATGCAGACGACAACAGTTGACTGTGGAGACATCAGCAAAGACTGCAATGAATGTAAATGAAATTTTCATGGCGATAGCTAAGAAGATTCCTAAAATTAAGCCCCAGAATGCATCTGGTGCTCCAGGCTGAAACCTCCAGGAGAACCACCCAGCAAGCAAGAGCCACTGCTGCAGCAACTGAGCCTCTCTTGCCTGCCCACTGCAACTACTTTCTCTGCCTGAACGACTAGACTGGAATCCATTCTAACCAATCGCACTCAGCAACTGGGGCCACCACTGGGGACAGGGGAAGGGGCCCACCATGATTTCTCCACATAATTTTGATCATGGGCCACAGTGAGTTATTCTACCTGCACCTTTCTGTACAAATACTAATTCAATTTTAAGTCTTagatcactttttaaataatattgattttcTGCTCTTCCCACTTCCTCCCCTTTCTATTGCTCTCCTACTTTTCCTTTGCTAGTAGCAGCCACATGCTCCTGTTCCCCTCACCCTTGTATATGAGGAAGGTGGGGTTGGAGCAACTACACTTTCTTTGCCTCTTGCAGAATAGACTCAACAAAAGCATCCTCATCCATACCTTATTTGGCGTggtcctgggttcaggtgatggAGTAGCTAGGGAAGAGAGAAGCAGCTCTTCCTTCAGCTGGCTGTCATCAGGCTGCAGCCCTCCCCCACTCCTAACTCCCAGCTGGGAAACCACAGAATTGCCACAGCATTATTGTGACAGCCATGAACCCACTGCCCACAACTCCTCCACCCTCAGTCATCCTGACCTCTGGCACTAAGCCCTGTTCTGACCAAATCACAATGATGAGTATTGGGAAGTAGGCAGGTAAAGGGGGAGTAGGAAGGGATGGAACTGACTTTTTCTCTATCttatattggatttttttttcaacacgTAACCTATCAGTATCTTGTCAATATAATCAGCCCATTGATCgacctcaaataattttttttttaatttgggaatttagatatacagaaaaattacaagTATAATATACAGACTTCCTGTGTACCCCTCATTCAATTTGTTCTAATGTCACTATCTTAGCGTCTTACATTACTGTGGCACATTTGTCCAAACCAAGAAACCAATGTTGGTGGATCATTGACTAAAGTTAAGACTTTATttagatttcaccagtttttacaCTAATATCCTATTTCTATTCTGGACCTGATCCAGGAAACCATGTAACATTTAGTTGTCATGACTCTGTAGTCTCTTCTTGTCAGTGAGATGTTTATAGTCTTTCTTCGTTGTTCACAACCTTGACAGTTTTCAGGAACGCTCAACTTGTGTGGTAGAATGTCCATCAgctgggatttgtctgatgttttcctaATGATTAGATTGAGGCTACAGGTTTAGGGAAAGAATATCAGAGAGATGAAGTTTCCACCTTTTCACACCAACATGACTTCCCATTTGTGATGTTAACCTTAATCACTTAGTTAACATAACTGTTTACCAGCTTTCTCCTATGGAAACAGTCAAGTCAGTATTTCGCTGTCTTCCAACTCAATTTTTGGATCTGACTCACTCAATCCAGCTCATACTCTCAAGGAGAAGGGAAGTAGGATCCACCTTCTGGAGGGGGCAATatgttatttggaattcttctgtcaGGGAGATTTATCTGTtctcctccatttatttatttatgcaattTATACATAACACCGTGAactcatgtatatttatttaataatttatcctTAATCCAATgctacatgttttattttgttgctctaATTATTCCAGCTATGGCCAGTGGGAGTTCTTTCACGTTGGCTCATGTGTCCCTTTTGGCATgcttaatctttattatttttaagaaatctcttGCCTTCTGGCACTACAAGATATTCCATGCTTATGTTGTATTTTCCCATCACCAGCCCCAGAATCAGTCATATTTAAAAGGAGTCCTGgatccttttattggagaataggATTTACAAACCGGGATGTGAGCGTTGGATGTGTTTGTGGCTACTGGGATATCACTGCTTCTAGGCCTTCTCAGTGAACACAGCTAGGAAACATATGCATGTATACTAAtccacatatacacatgtatctataattatttctgcATCTATCCATCTACatatattaagctaaacatgggtaaatacttatttttttttttttttttgagacggagtctagctctgttgcccaggctggagtgcagtggccggatctcagctcactgcaagccccgcctcccgggttcacgccattctcctgcctcagcctcccgagtagctgggagtacaggcgcccgccacctcgcccggctaatttttttttttttttgtattttagtagagacggggtttcaccgtgttagccaggatggtctcgatctcttgaactcgtgatccgcccgtctcggcctcccaaagtgctgggattacaggcttgagccaccgcgcccggccaacatgggTAAATACTTATATCTCCAACTCTAATTCAGTACCACAGGTTTCATTCTGGCTCTCCCCTCTTGTTTATTTATCTATAACATCCCTTCCTGATAGTGAGAAATCTAGCTTCCACCATTCATCatccatttacttatttgttcaacCCCAGGATACATGTAAAGGGGTTCAGAACTGTTAACCCATATCGttatgagaaacaaatttacCAACTAGAATACAGTGTTTCTATAGTGTTCCTTAGTCATTAGCTTTACATTGTCCAGTCAAAATACCATTTTCCAAAGTTACTGAGGTCAGCTCCTTTTCCCCCCACCTACTCAGTGAAGTTATGCCATACATTTGTGATACAAGTAGATTCATTTGTTACAGCTTGCATTCCATCCTGAAATCCCTAACATTTAAAAGACCTGCATACATTAAAATTAACCCTTTGTGATTTACAGTTCTTTGGGCTTTAACAAATGCATAGAATCACATATCCACCACCATAGTACCATACGGAACAGTACATCACCCTAAAACTTGCCTTTTGTATCCCCTTTGTAGTCAACCACTTTTCTTTCCCATCATTTGTAATTTCAATACCTGAAACAACTGAAAAATTAggatgcaaaaattaaaaatcatgagTCTTCACagaataaaacctaaaactgtcAGAAGAGTTAAACTGCTGAACAGTTAAACTGTAGGGAGAGTTACTACTTAAAAGTTATTGAGTTCTAGACAGGAGAACAAACATCTAAATTCTTTAATTAACTTTTTCGTGGTATTATTCCACAACATGCAAGATTATGAGATCAACTTTGAAGTTGTTCATGGTCAACAGAGTTGGATTCCAATCCTAAGcaactattttctgtatttataaaatattttttccaaggaTAGAACCTATAAGCTTTgatcataaaaatgttttgaatttttaattgtttaaaataaagccaaaactatttattaaaaacaaaaccacagtatagtaacaaaaaaaaaaaaaaacctaccttaCAGTCTATTCATTTGCTATATTAATTATGTGATTATTAGGTCTTAATAGATGTGGTATGACAGCTGCCCAGTTTCATAGATCTAAAGCACTCACTTTCAAGGATAGCTCTTCATGTAGActaacagataagaaaaaaacaataaaaatgtccaGGTAGCTTATTTGTACTGCCTCTTTCCCCTTCCCGACCCCAACCACCAGAGTAcaaaagtttccattttatttacaaTTAATAGTGTGCTAAGTCTACAGGTTTCACATACTACAGGTTTTGAGAATCATGTCCCAAAAGGCAGTATTATCTGGGGGTAAGTAGTTAACTATGTAGGGCTAAGCAATATAATCTACCTACTGGCAGTATCATCATCAGTTAAGAACTTTAAGATTTTAGCTTCCTTCCCCTGGTGGCAGTGTCTAGGgtgataacttttaaaaaatattcagacaGCATCTTAAGGTTTATAGCTGCTATAGTCAATTATAGGTAAGTAATTTGGGGATAGAAGTAGATTTAAATGAAACAGAAGCAGATTTAAAAACTCTTCTAATGGAAGCACTTGGCTCCTAtagttctctctttttctaaaatgcaattaCAACCATTACATCATTGTAAATTACATGCTGGGGTTATCTCAGTAGGTATCTGCCAAATGTAAAACTTACAGAAGGTTTTCAATGTAATAACgatgttttatcattttaattacaaACTCTTTAAAAAACTCCCTAAAGTGTACCAATTGGGGTGGTCTAAATTAACAGTATCTTGGTAGCCCAAGGGTAGCAAAAATAGATTGAACTACAAAATTTCATCATACTTATAGCAGCTGTCTTCCTGCCTCTAGGAAGCTAAGTATTTAACAAAGCAGACAGCTTGGCATTGGCATCTGATTAGCAGTGTGTGCATTGTCAGATAGAATGTGCTTGGCTCTTTTGTTCCAGGGTTTGATTAGAAATCTGGAGAGCAGAGGCATCatgtaacttcatttttaaagcttttgagaAAGGTAAATACACTGTGATGGTTCCTCTGGTATTGTACCTGAAAGACCAATTGATGCTTTTCTAGTAACATGCTTTATCACAccctaaaaaatttaaataagggatttttttggggggaaaaatacTTCAAAGATTGAAATAGGCCAATCttaaaatcactttaaatattgtacataccaaaaatatttttgcaacagAGTGCTTTGCATATTGAGTCTTGCACTAAAATACTGTTGTTGGGGAGGAAGAATGGTCATTTTAGAGTGTGTAAATACAAGACTCTATTCCTAAATATATGAACAGTCTAAATGAAGATTCAGAATGTTTTTCTAAAACCACGTGAAAAGCTTACTGGAAAAATAACACTGTCTTATaagaattatattattttgatgGAGGTGTCCAAACATTAAACTATAAAAGGGTGACTCTCATTACCTTTTCCTCacaaatttctttgaaaatttattaCAAACGATTGTGCTTACTGGCAGAGTTCAAAATCAGTAGAGTCCATGCAAACAATCTACTTCAATGAGAAGTACATTCTTTTACTCTATCAAATCCATCGGAGGTAATCAGACTGGATGTTTTATTCAACAGGGCTGAAGAAAATTGTTCTACAATAGGTTAATTCAAAATGGCAGCATAGAAAATGCATCTGTCAGTGGGGATCAAATTACAGGGCAAGCTCCTCTCAATGCTTAGAAAAACAAGTCTGCAGTTCTACAGattatgtgcctgtgtgtgtttaaAGGGGTGGGAAAGGAGCTAAATATCTGAGCTAACCTCCAATTAAAGTCAATCATAAAAACAGCCAATTTAATGAGTGCGGATTTCTTTGGGTAATTATAACACCAaccacttttttctcttttaaatctgTAATTCTGCCTTCTTGTTATTGCTTGCTTTGTCATTAATCGCCTCAGGACCTTGATTTCCTAGCAACAGACTGCCACCAAACATTTGGCTCCTGTTCaacattttctttgtgaaaaatggCACTGCTGTTGCCGCCTGGGCTGCTGCAGCTAGACTGGCTGTGTAAGTGCTCTAATAATATattccactggaaaaaaaatcacatgatacaGGGTGCAATGACTGAGCTCAGTTAATTACTGAGCTGGGAAGTTTATCTACAATCTAAAAGCTGTGTTGGGGGAAAGGGGACTAAGGATTGAAAAAGTGTTCCTTCCATTATCAATAACTTGCAGGTAACAATatacaaagaaacattttattttggggaGTACAAGTTTAAGCTTATTTGGGAAAGAGTACAAAACACCAATGTTTCCAAAATGTTGCTTGATGAAATTTTCCTCTACAAACAGTCCCAAACACACAGAAGATTCAAAGAATagtttgctaaaattttaaaaagcaaaatagccTATGTATCTTTCAGCTGTTTCTTTCCTACTTAAggcaaaaattatttgtatatataaatatgctatGAAGTAACAGAATGAGGTTTTCATTCACAACATGAACACCCAACACTAAGAATACAGAATTCAAAATGTTCTGATATATTGTGCATGtgagtaaatatttaacaatctataagagaaaaatatgcttatgactatttttgaaattatttaagtgGGACTGAAGCAGTCAGGTCTCGTGATTGGAAACCcaagaataaaatagatattttgctttttttttttttttaagtagatttaCTGAGATTCTCCATGCCTTAGAAATCCTACCACCTCCCAGAAATGATAGTTATGGAAATTAACATGGCATGTCAGATATGGTTCGCTGATGCCTTGCTTTAGTTCTCAGAAATAAGGCTTTATAAGACTGGCATGTTTCAGGATTGCTGTCAGGATATGATAATTTAATATACCCAAGAGTACACTAAGAATTATGGAAGCATCTGTGTAACTAATAAGCCAGTGGACATACTGATTTTTACCAATGTGTCTACATACTATACAAAAAAACTTCCTACAAAGTATTTTCCCAAATCAGTTCATCTGAGGATGTGAAAACACTACAGTTTACCTTAAAACATCACAATCACAACCCTGAcagactgaaataaaaatgaaactagggaatatctataaaggaaaactaaGCCTTAAAAAGTCTTCAGTTATATTAATGTGGTTAAAATGTACTGTTTTTGAAAAAGAcaacaaaggaataaaagataTTGGAATGATTTTAAGTAATTCTGCTTATTGCTGGCACTAAGTCTACAGCGTTTCACCTTGAGTCTGATTCCCcacttcatttttataaaaacaaattttcagtcaatataagaaaggaaatacatatttacaatgaCAAAAGTTTTAGAAATGGGCTCAAAACTTGCAAATGATTAAAAACTACCACAAGAAGCCTATCAATCTACCAGGAAAACATCAGTTGACTTtagtaagtaaaatatttttaaaatttaacttagtttattgtagttttcacatttaaaaagttaaacttacAAGAAGCAACATAtctgtgaaaaaaatattattaaggataaataataaaacatataatgCTCATTTACTTTACTATATGTGTACTTCTCTGGAAAAGacgaaataaaatatttttggtggaCTATTCTACAgttgatattttatttgatttttactatttctgtaatacaaaataatcttaaataatCTTGTCATTTATAGaatgaagacagaaacaaataCTTTGAAAGATGAATACAAAAAATGATTAGTTAGGACAGCAGAACTGGAAAGAGTTGAGAGACTGGACTGAAATTAGATGTTTGCAGTGAAGGTGTGATAAGGGAAAATGGGAAAGTTATAGAGAAAAGCATCCATGGACTTactacaattgaaaaaaaaaaaaaaaaccttgtgcCAGAAATCTGCATAGAGAACAagataaataagattttaaaaagcagcaatatATCTTTCAGAACATCTTCAACTATTTAGGATTTACTAAGATCCCTAACTAGTAAACCAGGACAACGTTAGTTAATACGAATGTGCTCTAGAAGTCTGGGGCTTCAAGAAGCTATTTCCaaggtgaagaaagaaaacacacgaTAGATTTAAGAGGTTAGAGTCAAAAGATCCCTATTATATAGATGAGAAACCAATACTGGTCTGAAAATGGGTAACAGGAAATATGGGTTCATACAAGAACTTGCCTTCCTGCTATGTACCAGAAAGGAAAAAGGTTGTTCTCTCATTTTTTCATACCAATTTACCAAATAGTTTTTTTAAGCTTGATGTACCATGTCATCCagccaaatcagaaaaaaaatggtatttcaaaGAACTGACCCTCATGACCCTCAAACATGGTAGcactacatatacatatgtgtgtgtgtatatatatatatttatatttatgaacaAAAGCTTAAAAGACTCTTTATAACACTTGCAATAGAGAAATAGGTAAGAGCAAGAGATCAAAGTAGACTTATTATGTCTTCCATTACATGCCAAcaataaagacataaatacattatttgtGTAATCAGGAACAATTGTATTGTTTGTAGTCATAATAACCAGATATCATTGAAACTATTACAAGAAATGTGGACATAAGATTAAATCCAGGGGGTATGGAGCATTACTGCTGATGGGTATAATGTTTCCTTTTGTGGTGATGTGAATGTTCAAAAATTAGATTACAGTGATGGTAGCAGAACTCTTTAAATACACTAACAGCCActgaatgatattttttaaatgagtgaactCAATGGTACATAAATACTTCAATAAAAGCTGTTAAGAAAGATTAAATTCAACTTTATCTGAAAAGACAGCAACAACAGAACATGTGGGGTAAATCATATTAAACTATAAAGATTCTATAATATGTTCAGTAAATATGTTGGAAGACAGATACCCTTCTGCAGACACTCAATTGTTTATGTCCAGTTTACACACAATTTCAAAGATATGACAACTAACACATAAAAATGTACACTGCCATCCGAATGTTTATAAGTTTTTCCGCTCTTAAACATGTTTATTAAAGAGATTTagtaaacatttcattttctcaagCAACTGCTGATTGgtctaaaatacataaagaaaacagaagtgaaaatatttcagtgatttgttaattcatttgGGGCTCTGCATAAGTGCCTACTGTCTTAACAACTAAATGCTATACATATGCTTATTTTCTTACCATTCAGAGGCAATTAGCACATAGTGTGGTTTCCAATCTCACATAAAATTCCCAGACTTTGTTATAGTGCCACAAGTCCATAACATAAAATCTACCAATCTTTATCTTTAGGGCTCTAAGCTTCTATAACCAATACTATCCCAATTCTTCATAGTAAAAAGGTTAGTCCGTGTAATGAAAAATTACATTACTTTAATATTCCTAAAGATTTCTTCTCAATCTTGGTAGGGAGTTTTACTTTTGGTAGCTGCCAAAAGTAAGACTTAAGAAAAATTATAGGAATAGAGGAGTACATTCTCCAATTTGGAGGAAGTCTTTCTGTATAAAAATCACAGTGTTACCCTAAAAAAACTGGTATTAGAATTTTACTTattgaagaaaacaaattctagagaaattaaaaataaacacaaataggATTTCTATAATCacgctcctttttttttttttgaga contains the following coding sequences:
- the LOC126962471 gene encoding ras-related protein Rab-5C-like encodes the protein MAPVPMLSGTMTTGRVVAGRARHSTQPSGPATGNNESVVAKSSLVLHFVKGQFQEYQDSIIRAAFLTQTVCLDNTIVKFETWGSAGQEQYGSPAPLYYEITKKDTFAPAKKQVKELERHASTSIVTVLVGNKADLASKKALEFQEAQDYADDNS